ATAGAAAAAGTACCAGTTcacacttgtttttcttttagttacttGTCAGACACCTACAGACCCAAACGAAGAGCCAGTGCTTTTAAATAAAACCAACTTCTAAAGTCCCTGTTACATTTTGTCAGAATATAGTGTGCTATTACTATGGGCCCAGTAGTATTTCTCTTGTGTGAGTATACCACATTTTATGTATACATGAAACAGTAGACATTTTGGTAGTTTCTGCTTTTGACTATTAGGACCAGTATTGCTACGAAGACTTATATGCAGGTTTTCCCTGTGTTTTTCATTCTTCTAGGTGTATGTGCAAAGGTAGAATCGCTGGGCCTTACCATAACTACCTTTAGAGGAACTACCAGATGATATTCCAAAGTGACTCACTGTGTCATTTGTGTTCCCACTAGCACTGAAGGTGTATTTCAGTTTCAGACTGTGGTATTAACTGTCTTTGTCATTATGTACTTCTTTGTGGATGAGAAGTTGTATCTTGtaactttgatttgcattttcctaatgttACTAATGATGCTAAGCATCTTAAGTAGTTTTGATTGatactctttatttatttatttttttcccattgggCCAGAAGGTGGATTTTACCTTATATACTTTCCTTGCTCCATTTTCCTGATAATTTTTTTATTGGTTATCATAACTAGTCATTAAATACCTTTCTTTGTTTGCAGTCCTAGTAACAACATCATTTAAAAAACCCCGAAAAACAAagagctggggatgtagctcagtgttagCATGTGTGCCTTACATGTGTGAAGCCTTGGGTTTATCTCTGCTactgcacacaggtgcacacataggcatacatacatgtacacacacttgaAAAAATAGTACCAAGAGGGGTGATGAAGTCCCATAGGCTtgggaatctgaggcaggaggatcacttcatataggagtttgaggccaccatAGCAACACAGAGAGACACCTGTTATTATTTACTTCCTTATTGCTGGCAGAATCCCTGATAGGAAAGTATTTTTTTGGGTTGTGACTGAAGAAATCATCTATCATGGCAGTGGAGGGCATGCTGGTGACACCGGGTTTTGTCTGCTGCAACATGAGTATGAGGTAACTAGTCACATTGAAAAGTCACATAGGGGACAGAGCGCAAACTAAACCCTCAGCCTCTGAGCCCCATCCCTTCAGTCAGGTCCCACCTCCTAAAAGCTTCACAACCTCCCAAGTCAGGAACATTAGCTAGGGACCAGCTGTTGAAGCCCGTGAGCCTATCAGATAGGCTTCACATTTAAACCTTCATGTTCTACTCCTGGGCCCCATAGGCTTATCCTTCAAAGCCTTCCCCAGTCACCTCCTCCTTCCAGCCAGGCCCCACCAACTAAAGGTCCACAGCTTTCTCAAGCAGCCCCAGTGCTGGGGCCAGGTGCTAAGTCACATGTGTTCATAGCAGTGCagatctaaaagaaaaagagtaaagCATTTACCTATACcttgtttctcattttttttatgaCTCACTGATGTAATCAGAAATTTGTTTTGAGTTTCAAGTTTTTGCCACCTGAGATTTTGCTGGGCTCCTTCTTTGGCCAGCAAGAAGAACTGATAAATACTTAGGATCATGCTTGGAGCACTCACTAACTGAGGAGGGGAGCTGGGGTCTGATATGCCTACGCAAACCACTTAGaccagggtgttttttttttttttttctctttacattttttttttttttgcttccttgctttattttttgtttgttttttaaatttagctATGTACCCCTGGTTGACCTGGAATTCATTctctgctggccttgaacctgcagagatctgcctacctctctctctgtcttctgactattttgaattttttgagacagaatctcatgcaTCTAATTCTGTCAAATTAAACTCTGTAGCTGAAGGTGATGAGGACATATGCCTGCCACTGCCTCATGGGTGCTGAGATTGAGCCGTTAGGTCCTATTTTAAATGCTGTGCTTTCAAATTACTAACTAACCAGtgggtcccagcactcagtagcagaggcagatggacagctaaggctacataatAAGAGATAAAATCTATCAGCGTGAATCAGTAAACATAGATTGCATCTGGGGCCCAGGAAACTTCACGTGGATGTTGTGGCCACAGTAGTGCAGGGCAGTCCTTAGTGTCTGTGGTTTTAACAGATTCTGCTGTTGTTCTTTCATGGGCAGACATTGTACAGTAGCCACACAGATGTTAAGTTTCAAAGGCTCCAGTTCTGCACTTAATACTTGGTTGTGAGATTGTTACAAAGATCAAATAAAATACTTCCTTAATTTGTGTTTCTCTAACAAAAAGCCGTGTGGTTTACACGGAAAGGAAGTTTATTGTGTTCACAGTTTTGGAGGTTGAAAACCTAAGACTGGATAGTGTCATAGTCAGAATATAACCTTGTGGAGAAGTGAATAGGAAACTGGCTGCCAGTAGAAGGAAGTGTGTCAGCAAGGAAAGGCCATgtgctaaagcaggaaaaagtgATGCTTGAATAGATGCcagattctctttcttttttgcttaaaAAGAGTTGTGGGCCAGTAAAGTGGCTCATGATGTAAAGGTGCTGGCTCTCAAGCAGATGACCTGAATCCAGTTCCTGGGACCCatatggcagaaggagagaaccaagttcttagttgtcctctgacctccatctaTGCCTCATTGCACATGCATCTTTCTGTTAATATAACTAAAGAAAAGGAGAGGGTTTATTTAAAAGATGGTTCTATTTttgagcccaggctagcctctaatttGTCATCCTACTGTCTCAGCTTCCcgagttgctgggattttaagcaTGAACCACTAGACCTGgtttagattttattttcctaatttgtTCTCTGGAAGTTCTGAAAGACTGAGCAATACTTCCTACAGAAAATGCACTGCTTTCTGCTGTCCACTAGGCCTACTTCTCAGCAGCCCTTCTATCTCAACAGTGTCACATTGGGGATCGGTAATCCTAGGGACCTGGCCATATCCAAACCACAGCATTCCCTCACTATCTGTGGGATGTGTTCTATAACCTCTAGAGGGTGCCTAAGACCTCAGGTAGTGTCAAGCTCCATCTATGAGCATGGTTGTGTCCCTACAGGTATGCTAGCTGCTGGGTGTCACACATGGTGTGGATGTGCCGAACACGCCAGATTTTTATCACACTATCCAGAATGTCATAtgattttaaagatgttttttttccttttagagttatacacacacacacatacacacacacacacacacatttgcttgcatgtatgtgtaccacatatgtgcttGTTacagaggatgtcagatctcTTCGAATTAGAGTTAAGGATagttgctgggcatggtggcacacgcctttaatcccagcactcaggaggcagacataggtaggtttctgtgagttggaggctagcctggtctaaggGGAAACCTCTATTAAGTTGACAGTGCTTATCTCAACTACTCCATATTGTACTGTTGTGTTggttctctctcttacacacacacacacacacacacacacacacacacacacacacatggtctcTACCCCAGATTGTCCTCAAACTCTCTGAATAGAAGAGGTTGATGTTGAACTTCTGTTGCTCCTGcctgcagggattacaggcatgtaccaccatgtctggatCATGTAATGCTAGGGATCAAATCTAGTGCCTTTGTGAAAGGCAAGCCTCCTGCCACTTTAGCTCTCAAAATACATGCTTACTGAAAAACCTTGTTTATTTTCCATGAATTCTACATTACTTTGATAATTAAAAAACCATAAACAAGCAGGTCTACTAGGAATGGtgatatacacctttaatctagcagtcaggaagacagaggcaggtggatgatgtgagttcaaggccatcctggtctacagaacgtgttcaggacagccaaagctacacagagaaaccctgtttcaaaaaaaaaaaaaaaaaaaaaaaaaaagaaacaagccaaaccaaccaaccaacaacaaaaacaaaaaaacaaaaataacccaaACCAAACAGGTCCAGTAatttggctcagttggtagagtatttgcctagtaTCTGTGAAACCATGTGTTTGAACATAAAAACTGACTGTAattacacctgtaatctcaaaaCTGGGGAGATGAAGGTAGGAGGATCTACTcaaaaattaaaccaaaacaaCTCCAGAATCTCAGTAAAAGTGTTCTAGAAAATGGAAGATATTTCTAATTCTTAGAGTGAAAATTTGGGAGATGTGCGTGTGTGAGTAGTGGTAAGTTGGCTTATTAGAACTTGGTTTTCCTCAATGAGAAATTACATATAGGAGGGCAAGGTGGCGAGGCTAAGACTAAGCTACACAGTAAGCTTTTGTGTAGAGTACTCAGTAGGACTTATGTGATATGTTAATGTGATCGTCACATGCTCTAGCATCATGGGGGAGCCTGTCAGGGTTATCCGAGTTAGCTGAGGTAGGGCCGGCTCTGGATATGTGGATGGTACCTTCCCATGTGCTGGGTCCTGGACTAATTAAAAGGGTCCAGTTAGCAGAGAACTGGCATTTGTCTCTGGCTTTTCCCTGCAAGTGAAGTAAGAGCAACTTCCTGCAGCTCCTGCCATTGTGCCCTCAAACTGTGAACAGAGATaacttccttctttgtttctgtcgGGTATTTTGTACAGCAAGGAGAGAAGCAACTATTGTCCCttcaaaaaaagttaaaaaagacaGCTGTTGGGTGTTTCCCGTTAGAAGCTGCATAGCTTTTGCCATGGCTGCTGTCTCCCTTTTGTTCTTGGTGAACAGAAAACACAGTGCATTCCCAGCTCCTACTGCCACCTCTGCAGAGCACAGCTACTGTGgctgggagcgaatttttggtggctGTGCATTTaggcaggtttttattttttattttttctcctttctattcTGTAATGTTCTCTTAGCATGTTAGACTCTGCCAGTGTCTTTAACGTGCTGtaggattttgttttattttttcctatgtaAGTTTTGGTATGTATATTTTTAAGTGTGGAAATGAGATTAAGATTTTATTAAGAACTGTAAAGTTTATTTTAGATAGGATTTCATAGAGTtcagctgcccttgaactcctgatcctcctgcttgcaCTTCCCAAATACTGGGGTATTGTTTAAAGTCTAGAGTATATAGATAGCCACCTCCCCAGGATCTTCATCTCCTCTGCCACAGAGTGGTCACCCAGtctcctgtctctttccctcaATGTCTAGTAGTCCAGTCTGGTCTCaaattgtgatcctcctgcctctgtcatcCACATAGGCTGTTATGTTTGGCTTTTGCCTCCCCACCCTGCCCATTTTCTGTtttggaagcagaggaaggaggcttATTAAGTGTGCCTCGGAAAAAGGAACAGAAGCAGACAAAAGGGCCTAGTGAGTCTACATTCACTGGAAAGTAGATGGCGTCATGGTTGAGTGTATCCTTGTGCAAGGCCATGCTGATCTTGTCCCAGTTCTAGCATGTGCAGTGCCATGCCAAGCACCAGGTTATTAAGTCTGCAGTGTGTTCATTACCTCTCATAGTGGAGTAAGAGCATAGAATCTGACTGACTACCTGGCTTTAGAGCCAGGCTCCAGTACTTGCTGGCTTCAGGACTATGGGCATGACCTTTTGTAAAGTAGGGATAATGAGAATTACTAAGGAGTTTTAGCTAATCTAGAGAGTTAACCCATGAAAGGTGCTTATGGGCCAATGATAAAGTACTTACCATGTGCAAGTCCCTGGGTTCCGGCCCCCAGTTGCGTTAAAGCAAAACAGTTCTTTGATGTTACCTTTGAGCTGATCTTTCAGTGTTAGGAGCTCTGTAGGATATTGTACTGTATAATAGAGACCCAGAGATAGTCTGTGGGGTTGCTGCTTATAGGAGGAAGGAAGTACACCAGTAGATGACTGATAGAGCGAGTGCCTGCAATTTTAGAAGAACAGATGGGACATCAGGATAGGGTCCTTGAGTGTGTGGCTTACCTTTTCCCCTGGCCATGTAGAATTAGGGAGGGGAAAAGCCAGAGGGAAGAGAAGCCAAAGATGTGGCAAATTCCCTTTGGTCTGTTATGTAGGGTCAATTTATAGACCTAATCTGGTTTGGACAGTGGCGGCCTCATGCTCCTCAGAGAGGTCAGCCATGTGTTGAAGTGCTGCCTCCTATACTTCACTTACACAGCACTGAGTTGGGTCGGGAGAGCAGCCCCTGGGCTCACACCTCCTCTCTCTGCTGTATCTCTGCAGTATGACTTCTCCTTGGAAAAGAAAACGATTGAGTGGGCCGAAGATATTAAGCTAATCCAAGAAGCTCAGCGAGAAGCAGAGCGGAAGGCCGAGGATGCAGAAGCTAAAGTGAATTCTAAGAGTGGCCCAGAGGGTGACAGCAAAATGAGCTTCTCCAAGATTCACAGTACAGCCACAATGCCGCCTCCTATTAACCCCATCCTTGCCAGCTTACAGCACAATAGCATCCTCACTCCAACTCGGGTCAGCAGTAGTACTACAAAGCAGAAAGTTCTCAGCCCTCCCCACACAAAGGCAGATTTCAATCCTGCTGACTTTGAGTGTGAAGAGGACCCGTTTGATAATCTGGAGTTAAAAACCATTGATGAGAAAGAAGAGCTGAGAAACATTCTGGTAGGATCAACTGGACCCATAATGGCTCAGCTACTGGACAGTAGCTCACCCAGAGGGAGCTCGGGCTCTGTATTACAGGATGAGGAGGTCTTGGCATCCTTGGAGCAGGCAACCTTAGATTTCAAGCCTCTTCATAAACCCAATGGCTTTATAACTTTACCACAGTTGGGCAACTGTGAAAAGATGTCGCTGTCTTCCAAAGTGTCCCTTCCCCCTATCCCTACAGTAAGCAATATCAAATCTCTGTCCTTCCCCAAACTTGACTCTGATGACAGCAATCAGAAGACAGTTAAGCTTGCGAGCACTTTCCATAGCACATCCTGCCTACGAAGTGGCGCGTCTCGGAATTTCCTGAAGCCTTCCACCCAAAGCAGTGCCAGTGAGCTCAATGGGGACCACACTCTTGGGCTTTCAGCTTTGAACTTGAACAGTGGCACACAGGTGCCAACCCTGACAGCCTCCCAGATGCCTTCCCTGTCTGTCTTGTCTGTGTGTACAGAAGAACCATCACCTCCAAATACATGTCCCACAGTAAGTTTTCAGTCCTAACTTACATTGCCTCAGTGGTCCCAGTTACCAGGACCCCCTCCTCCACGAGACTTAGTTTTTGATATGGCACTGGAGAGTGGCTTTGTTATCTGATAGGtagatttggttttattttctggagGACTAGGATTATTATATTTGAAcctattgaatatttatttttggttcttcAGTGCtcgggatcaaacccaggacctctccACTCTGCTGAAAGCTGGCTAATGTTCACCTCTCTGCATCTTTAGGGTTTTCTTTGCAAATATAAGGGATAACACAACCCTTGTGAATGGCATTTCTCTGTCTAATCTTGTGTCTTTTTAGTGAGGCTAAGGTCAAaatgggtttcttgtttttgtcttattgatGGTTTTAGGTGAGATAGGATCTTACTGTATGGCCTAGATCTCTTACCTCCACCccttgagtgatgggattacgGGTGTGCATCCCTGTGCCTGGCTGTTCTGTTGTTGGCTCTCTAGTACCCATTTTCTTTCTAAGCTTGCAGATGCTCCTTGTTACCCTTTCCTACCGTAGCTTCCGCATAATCGCTTTACCCtgcttttgtgtatttgtttttgtattttatcaTGAGTTGACTCATTTGGATTTACATTTCGTCAGGCCACATGGTTCATAGTTACTGGTAGAAATCTGTTATTTAAAGTCTATAGATGATACTCGtgtgactgtttttttttatCCTGTCAACAGTATGCGTTGGGCAATCTTAAAAGGGTCGAGGGAAGGCTGTACTAATTAGGATTGATTGATGAAGATTACAAGTCTTCTCATCTTGAAGAAAATCTAGTTTTGCTACACAAAATGTTGGCAAACAGGGCAGTTTTATTTGACCCATACGATAAGCTTAGTTCCCGGTATGGTGCTGCAGCCCCAGAACAACATAGTTCTGCATCCGAGGCTCTTGCTGCACTGGCTCGTAGATGGTTTTAAATGACAGAATGTGAGGAGACTGTTTAAAGCCAGAAAGGAGGCTAGTTGTATTGATACAAGACAACAAGCATTGTGTTAGCCAGTTGAGAGACAAGATCCTGCCTGCCTTTCCAGCTCACCACTCTGGCAGCAGCATTCTGGTGAGTGACTCCACTGTCCAAGAGCTCCTGGCCTGTAAACGTGCAGGCAAACCTGACAGACTGCTGATTGTCATTTCTTCTTGGAATGGGCTGTATCTGAATTCTTCCTGGTCAGTACTGCATTTCCTTTCTTGACATATTAGATCCTGTAGGTAAATGAAAAGCACCCTGGAAAGATGGGGGTTGCTCAGCCAGTAATCAGCCAGATAAATCTTTAGAGACCAAAACCAGAGAAATAACAGCGGAGCTCTTTCTCTGCTGGAATCGTTTGTCTAGCCTGACTGGGTGGCGTCATCTCAGGGTCAGAAGAGGTCTGTGTCTTGGTGAGCCCGCTGCTTTCAGTTCGTAGCTATGAGCAGTTGGAGTTGTGGTGTTGCGTTAAGGGAGTCATGCTCCTCTTCCTTGGGAACAAAGCCTTGTTCCCATCTTGGCCTTTGTAGTGGGAGCCCTTAGTGAGAGAAGCACTTCTCTCCAGGATCATAGTGCCCAAGGCAGGGAAAGCGAATGGTGCACTCCCTCAAATGGGAATGTTAGCAGGACTGTGTCTGGAATCAGGCTCTTACTGtcttagatgttttgttttgagacagagtctgtctctctttctctctctctgcctgcctgtctgtctctctctctctctttggtttttcaagatagggtttctctgtgtagccctggctgtcctggctttttttttttttttttttatagaccaggctggcctcgaactcaaggagatctggctgcctctgtctcctgagtgctgggattaaaggtgtaccaccacagcctggcttatttatttacttatttatttatgaaggTGGGAACTTATGTGTAGCActagctggcttagaactcacaatatagatcaggctgtcctagatcttacagagatccacctgtctctgccctcccagtgctgggattaaaggtgtgcactagtAAACTGGTAAGTCCATGAGTTTTGAGATCAGTTTGGGCAAAATGTCCAGGGGCCATCTGTCTCTGAAAGAATTAAAACCAACTAGTAACCAAAGAAGGTTTATGTTAAAAATAGCTCTTTACTTCTCCTGATTCTCCagctttgtttctatttgttgggttttttgaaCTTCTTCtgctctttccctcatcccttcatTTCTTCCTGATGGGATGGAGGAGGGACTTGGTTCAAATATGCTGCCCAGGTTCCCCCTAGATTCCAGTGATCTCCATGCCTTCACTTCTCCAGTTGCTGGAATGTCGTTATACTCACcattgtgtctgcttcttcaaTAAACTACTCCTGCTCAGGTTTAGAATCTCTACTATCTCTTATAGctgggggctgtgtgtgtgtgtgttcgaggTAGGGTTTCATTGCTTAGTCCACTCATTATAGCTCAGGCTATCCtttatctttctgtgtgtacatgtggttGCGTGGAGGACCTAAGTTGATGTTGGGTATCTTCTTCAGTCATCTTTTGTTGTACCTGAAGTTTGCTGATGAGGAAGCCAAGAGATCCTCCCATTCTTGTCTCCAGCACTGGACTCTAAGGATAGCCCTGTTatgtcatctttccagcccagtcCTTGAtgtgcttcagcctcctgaatgctgggatgacagctgCTGGGGACCCAGCCCAGGGTTCTCTGCACGCCGAGTGCTTTGCCAGCTTAGCTACAGCCACAACCTGTataacttcttttgtttttaaacattaaaaaaaaaaaaaaaaagcttggcgCAGTGGTGCCTGTgatcgcagcactcagggaggcagaggcaggcagatctctgtgaattcgaggccagcctggtctacagaatgagtccaggatagctaggactatacagaaaaaccttgtctcaaaaaataacaacaacaacaaaaacaaaccaacttttttttttaaatctcatttacTTTCTGTGTGTAGCCATAGCACACAggtagaggtcagaagaaaactttGGGGGCTGGTTCTTCTGTCTTTCCACAATATGATTTCTAGGGGGTCAGAAGATGGTCAGGCTTTGTGGCAAGTACCCTAACTCAGCCATCTCCAGGCCCCTTTTAAAAGActgctttatttttatgagtgtttacctgcatgtgtgtgtgtgtgtgtgtgtgtgtgtgtgtgtgtgtgtgtgtgtacaccatgtGTATGCCCGGCGCTTGAGGGCACCAAGAGTGTGTTGGATCCCAAGGAACCAAAATTACAgatagttttgagctgccatgtgggtgctgggaagcaaacccgaGTCTTCTGCAAGCGCActtaactgcagagccacctCCAGCCTCTCTTAAGTCCCACTGATTGTAGCATTGCAGAGGTGCTCTGAGGTTGATCTTCTTCACTCCCACTTCTACATATCTGGAAAGTTTGAAAGTTACTAGTGACATGTCTTATTTTGTTGGGCCCTCTGCATCTTTACAAACTGA
This is a stretch of genomic DNA from Meriones unguiculatus strain TT.TT164.6M chromosome 1, Bangor_MerUng_6.1, whole genome shotgun sequence. It encodes these proteins:
- the Ubap1 gene encoding ubiquitin-associated protein 1 isoform X1, whose protein sequence is MASKKLGTDFHGTFSYLDDVPFKIGDKFKTPAKVGLPIGFSLPDCVQVVKEVQYDFSLEKKTIEWAEDIKLIQEAQREAERKAEDAEAKVNSKSGPEGDSKMSFSKIHSTATMPPPINPILASLQHNSILTPTRVSSSTTKQKVLSPPHTKADFNPADFECEEDPFDNLELKTIDEKEELRNILVGSTGPIMAQLLDSSSPRGSSGSVLQDEEVLASLEQATLDFKPLHKPNGFITLPQLGNCEKMSLSSKVSLPPIPTVSNIKSLSFPKLDSDDSNQKTVKLASTFHSTSCLRSGASRNFLKPSTQSSASELNGDHTLGLSALNLNSGTQVPTLTASQMPSLSVLSVCTEEPSPPNTCPTVTPLNFSVSQVPNMPSCPQAYLELQALSPSERRCVETVVNMGYSYDCVLRAMKKKGENIEQILDYLFVHGQLCEKGFDPLLVEEALEMHQCSEEKMLEFLQLMSKFKEMGFELKDIKEVLLLHNNDQDNALEDLMARAAAS